CAGAATGCGTCTAGAGCACGAACAAGGAACACAATCTAGAATATTCTAGATATTTCTTTGAAATTAAAGGGAAAAAATAATAATACTAGAAAGTTCAAGAGGATTCTCGAACAATTTGGGCTTGAAATGGGCTATTAACCCAGTATCAACAAAGGCCCAAAAGAAAAGCCCAAATTCAAATAAAATTTAGGAAGGCATGAAATCTAAATTGAAACTCCATATATAATTTGAAACAAGCAAAATAGCCCAAAGCGGCCCAACAAAAAGACCTGCATTTTTGACCTTATTTCTGGTCGAAATTTAGGTCGTGAATCCAAGTCGAATTACTACAACTGGAGGTCCCTAAAATGACCTAAAATTTGACCCCATTTCTGGTTGAAATATAGGTTATGGATCCTAGTTGAGTTTCTTCGACTAGAGGTTCCTAAAACAACCCAAATTTCAAACTCATTTCTGGTCGAAATCCAGGCCATGAGTCCTAGCCAAATTGCTTCGACTAGAGGTCTCAAAAAGTTTAGGACTGTCAAGATTGGACACGACCCGACAACCCGACACGAATTTGTACTCTTTAGGGTTGTCTCTATACACGTTATGTGGAAAACATGTCAGACCTGAAATTGACCCGATTAAAAAAGACAAGCTACAGGTGCACCTGGTTAATTCGAACCAGACCCGCATAACCcgtgaaaatatattttaaaaaataatataaataatatactACTAATATAATTGATCAATTAAACATATACCTATGAATgttcaattattttttattatcttctttatattttaaatgatatatatgtatatatatatatatatttcaattaaTTAACACGTCTTGAATAATTTCATTacacaaaataatatttttaaacttCAAAATGTAGTTTGTTCATAATACAACACAAACGAAAGAAATAATCATATATAATGGCTTGATAAataaaatattcaattaaatCTACTAAATTGTTAAAATAACTATATTAATAGTAGATAAAATATTTGTCCACTAGCGGGTCGGGTGACCCGTTTAATGAATGGATCGGGTTAGTGTCAATATTTTGCGGGTAAAAATATTTTAGGGTCGGTTTAGTGTCAGACCAAAATTTTAAACTAAGAATACGACCTGTCACGAACCCGACACGTAACACGAAATTGACAGTCCTATGACCCTCATTTCGACCTCGGTCCTGGTTAAAAACCAAGTCGTCGATCCTAGTCGAAATGCTTCGACCAGGTAACCAGAGTTGGCCATGTTTTCGACCAAGATTCTAGTTCAAAACCAAGTCGTGAATACTGGTTGACAATTtaaaaagaaattttgataaactCCAAAAAACTAGAAAAGTTACAGAAAAATCTTAAAAATGtgaaaattatagaaaaataggGAAATAGTTTATAAAAAAATCATAAAGATGGCACAATATATTTTGataaatatatcaaaaataaaggaaacaTACTTGAACAATGGCAAAAATTCCGAGACACATAAACCTCTATATATTTCCCCGAAATTGGGGGCATAATATAACCCTTAGGCGCATTAAATGCGACGTTGATTAATCCGAGAATGGTTCATTTAGTAAGGCTCAATTattaaggctcgataattaatgttgcattacTTAGGCCCCAAAGGCCGAGAATTATGATCTACTCAAGACACTCAATAAAGTCAAAAGGCTAGGCCCACTAGTTTAAAAGGACGAGATTGCATAAGGCCCACAAactataaatttatttattagattcGTATATCAAAATTTAGCGACAATAATAATTGAAAAAATAAGTCACTCAATTGCAACACAATTCTATAAGAAAGAAAATCCTTACTTCTTATGACTTCAATTCACCTTGATTAGTTGTATTTGAGAACAATTCACTCTTAAGCTAATTGAGATGGAGTTCATCGAGAAAATATGGTTTTAAatatttagcttcttctttgatccTTGGATTTGGGAATTAGTGCAAGTATTTGTGCTAAATATCCGTACATAAGTTACCAATTTTTAGCGTGTTCAAATATAAACACAAAATAGCATAGCACATCCTCCATTAATTACAAATATTAAATTTGAATACCTCCAAGGTATCCAAGCCATTATTAAAAGAAGGAAAATGCTTGGCGTAAAAGAATGATAATTACGTAAATGTGCTCGTGTACTTGAAATAGAGATCAGTATTAAGAAATTACTGAAAGTTTCGAAAAAGACGATAATGAATGATGATGGGAATACCTGctaaaaaatgaaataaaattgatTTAATAGTTTCGAACAATTAGGAGGAAACAATACTTTTAAAATTTAATAAGCCAGCTTTGATCGACATGAATCTGTTCATCAAACCCTTTCTAAATATCGCAATGTGATTAAAGCATTTAGTTAATTAATGAGGTGGTGGAGAAGTGTTGTAGTATTCTGGACTTGATATTGATGGAGTCATTGAAGGAGATGGAGAAGATTAGTAGTATTCCTGACTTGAGGGAGATGGTACCATTGAGGGAGATGGAGCAGGTGAAGGTGGTAGTGATGGTGATGATACTGGTTTAGTTCTGTAAATGTAAGGAGGAGGTGGTGGAGATTTATAAGTATAAGGAGGTGGAGGAGATGGGGATGGTGGTGGTGGTGATTTGTATACGTATGGAGGAGGTGGTGATGGTGATGGAGGTGGCGGTGATTTGTAAATATAAGGAGGTGGAGGTGAGGGGGATGGTGGAGGCGGTGATTTATAAATATAGGGAGGAGGTGGTGACGGGGATGGTGGTGGTGGCGATTTGTAAACGTAAGGAGGTGGAGGAGATGGTGATGGTGGGGGTGGGGATTTGTAAATGTAGGGAGGGGGTGGTGACGGGGATGGAGGTGGTGGAGATTGGTAGACATAAGGCGGTGGAGGAGATGGGGATGGTGGTGGGGGTGATTTGTAAATGTAGGGAGTAGGTGGTGATGGGGATGGTGGGGGTGGGGATTTGTAAATGTAGGGAGGAGGTGGTGATGGGGATGGAGGTGGTGGCGATTTGTAGACATAAGGAGGTGGAGGAGATGGCGACGGAGGTGGTGGCGATTTGTAAATGTAAGGAGGAGGTGGTGGTGGGGATGGAGGTGGCGGAGACTTGTAAATATAAGGAGGTGGCGGTGATGGGGATGGGGGTGGTGGAGATTTGTAAATGTAAGGAGGTGGGGGAGAGGGGGATGGTGGAGGTGGTGATTTATACATGTATGGTGGAGGCGGGGATGGGGATGGAGGTGGCGGAGATTTATAGATATATGGAGGTGGTGGCGATATATAGGAATAGAGTGTTGGTGGTGGAGGTGGTGATTTGTATGCATACCATGATGTGGGTGGTGGAGATGAATAAACATAAGGCCAACTGTCGTGGGCACTTACACTAGCAGATGCAACACACAGTGCGAGTACATAAAATAGCCAAACCAAAAATTTGGCcatttttgaattatattatcTTGAGTTCAGTTGTAGTTGAGACTTGAGACTGAGAGTGTCAAATTGGTACTTGAGATATATTGGTAGGTGTCCGAGAGTACTACTAAAGAGCAGACTTCATGTTGTGAATGTTTAATTATAGGCAATAACATAGGCTTTATATATAGTGATCAATGCTTTATTAGTACTTGGTCATGTTGGGAAATTTCAGGGATGACTGTCTTTTCTAAACAGTATAAACGTTTGTAGTAATGTTGCACTTGTTTGTACATACTGCAACTGCATGCATGAAGTAGTCAAAATTTGTAATGGCAGGTGTGTGCCAGTAAAGAATGAATGCTGACAGCATCGTTTTGGAAAAGACTTGCCAATCAGGCGCCAAATGGTACATGAAGCGAATGTTAATACTTCAGTAATTACTCAAAACAAAAAATTGATGCAGCATGTAAAAAGATAGATAGCACTTCAGCCACTTCTTTATTCTGCCGGAACTGTTTTTTGAACTTTAGCAAGCTATGGCAAGACAAACACATACATACAGTCTACTATTTAATTCATGAATAGAATTATGGAGtctatatttatttattttttgagATTTAATCTGTTGAAAATTCATCCTCCTTTTTGTTTTAAAGAAAGTTGACGCATCTAAACTCTTTTTCCAAAACGCTTGGTCTTAAACTACATTTTAGAATTATTGTGTGGTCGGgctttaaattttaatattaaatattattatgtacagatattttttatatttattttttcagtactttaaatttttatttttgaatgcaattaattgattttaagataagtatatttaaattaaatagtCATAACTCATACTTGAATTACTTAAAAGAGctttttttttaaaatagttAAAATAGCTTATAACCCCACCATACACAGATATTATTGTAATCaaagattattatatttaaataaaatataaattttagcaaattcaactaactatatttaaatttatattagTTTAATATGTTTCAACCCCAATCAATTGTCAATAGCGAAAAAATTATGTTAGTTGAGACCCGTTATTATACTTACTAtcttttttaattttattttagtgtGAGCTGATTATTattttgtttttgtcttatgaCATTATATTGACGCACGGATTTCCTTTCAATTTTGTTTGTAGTCTGctccaataatataatatttttagagagatcaataatatttattattttgatttaaCGAAAATCATTAGACATAATgtattttcttttaaatattactataattatgGTGAATAGACTTACTAGCAACCAAATTTTAGTTgtttcgtatttaatataatagtatatatatatatataatatatatatcgaactattacatatttttttaatattaaatatcaTTAGCTTATATATGGGATGCACCGCTattttttctatttattttttcagtacttctaatttttatttttaattataattaattgattttaaaataagtaCCTTTAAATTAAAATAGCTTAAAACCCCTCCATACACATGTCTTTTTATTATTACATgattttattatattaatttatattaaaaaatttaaaacatCAAAATTCATTACTTTAGaatttttaaatgatatgatttaataataattatatattaacaCGTATATATCCATTTTTTTTAGAAATAAAGGCAATTTAGTTACATAATATAAAAAGAATAATGTGTTTGAGTTAAAAAAAAAGGTAAGTAGTTTgttaataatatttaaaatattaatatttttttttcaaaatagaATTGTCCATATTATTTTTGAAAGTGAACTTTTTTTTAAAATGGATAGCACTTATTTCTGTTTTTAGAACTTTAGCAAGTTATGAAAAGACAAACACATACATAGCACAGGTATTTAATTCATGAATAGAATTATGGAgtctattttttttatatttttaatatctAAGCTGTTGAAAATCATCTCCCTTTTTGTTACCAGGAAGGTTGATGCATCTGAACTCTTTTTCCAAAACACTCGCTCTTAAACCTTAAAACACTGcactttaaaattattttgttgCTTGGCTTtgaattttattaataaatactACTATGcacatatattttttatatttattttttcaatacttctaatttttatttttgaatgcaattaattaattttttaattaagtatatttaaattaaatagtCATAACTCATACTTGAATTACTTGAAAGAAATGTTTTTTTAAATAGTTAAGATAGGTAACAAACCAAACTTTTATTATTTAgtctattataatatattttatatcaacacaaaataaatattcaaaacaAGTTTTTTAGTCggagaaaataaaaaaagttAACATGTTTTACTTTAAAAGTTAATTAAATTATATGCTAATTAAGTTAAATAATGAAATCATTAATTGTAATGGTAATTATTGAATTAATGAAATAAAGTACCTTAATATTTTGTCCATTTTAATATAGTATTGTAAAACGTAGAAAATATATGTTTTTATTGGAGAAAATAGAAAGGATAACGTGTTTTACTTTTAAAAAGGTACTAGTTTGAAAATACATGTCCacttttaatataaatttttagTTCAATTTAGTTGTCTACTTCAATTTTGAATgtaaatttatattttcaaagtcaATTATATTCCAAACTCCAAAAACCCGTCCTCAGTTCGGATTGCAGGCTGCAACTCGCCATACATCATACCTGCTTTAGTCAAAATAGCTTATAATCCACCAATTCatgattttattaaataataaaatctcAGAAAATATACAAGCTATACTGGATATAGAGATTTTATAATTTCACTTTATATAATATATGAAGAAATCTAGTTACAACTCCCAAGAAACTTTTTCTAAGAACAAGTTCttgcaaaaaataatattataattaatttttgCTCATTGTTGTGTTCATGCATGTGAACTTTTTCTCCAAAACACTTGGTCTTAAATCTTCAAACACAACACTTTAAAACTTAAAACTCATAGTGATTGTTTGTGTGgctttaaattttaatattaaatattattttttatatttattttttaattataaataatgattttaaaataagtaCCTTTAAATTAAATAGGCATAGCTCATACTTGAATTACTTAAAATAGCTTATAATCCGGCCATGTTTTTATTATTAcatcatttttaaatttaatttatattgaaaattttaaaacaTCAAAATTCGTtgttctaaattttttaaatgacatgatttaataataattttatattaacatatatatttttttgatatttttagCAATAAAGCTTTTTAATTACATAATATAAAAAGAATAACTCATTTGAGGAAAAAAATTGACATGGGCTTGAAATTAGCGTAGCATcataattaatgttgaattaaaTAAACCCGATATGGTCCAGTAACCAAGCACCGTTAATGAAACCCAaagaattatttatttataattaataaaaagggtaaaataacagttcattaagTATATCCCATACGGACAGAATTTTTCATTGAGTAGCTTCCAAGGCAACTAATCCAACAAAAAATATGCTTCCCACTTATTAAGACTCCAAAGTCTACTCTAAAACGGAGACTTATTCATCAAGTATTCTAACCCTAATCCAATTCAAGGACATGCAATATTTATACAAAGGGTCTCAACTCTCCATTCAAaactacatttttgacttgattctctaaattcacagagatacgtaagTATCTTGTGAAGACaaatttgttaggaatatattatgtacttgatgataagctaaacaaaacaccttagtagatttaacttattgaattttgtagcacccaacggatgatcaattatagtcccgacggatgacccaatatagtcccgacggatgactaattgatatccaccgggtgagtagcttatgtaacaataagtaatggagcacatttctgcaaataactttgtgtagattctgtagcagcatatgagtcatattgactgctagtagatatgcagattaggttgattaattgtaaatatatgatgttttataattctgcataaatgaaatggagtcaagtgtcaaatagctacccgacggatgatcaacaaagctacccgacggatgagcaacaAAGTTACCCGACGGATGTCAAGAAagtacccaacggatgatcaattcaaatatctgttgaaagtgacaacacagtcacatgcgttaggtgtttacaaaaggaatgtggcagcctgtttaactaggaaaatgagaacaaagtagcattaccatttccatgctattatgaagatattcaaagatgttggaatagagtagtgaaacagcatggagttagacttgataggttttgttttattatcctgtcttattaccatgtaaacttggtgatatataaaccaagtgtagctagtagaacaaacaactaagcaaacatattttagaagagaaatagaaaaagctgtaactgttaagaatttctctgtagtttgtttgttcacttgtaaacgcaactgtgagctattcaagcttcacagggttctctcgatatatatatatatatatatatatatatatatatatatatatatatatatatatatatatatcttggatacatttcaaatccaccagaaagttttaaagacttttgtttttattatttgtgttttgatttatataattctttcattccgcactttgcaaatgaaacacttatatattattgagttagaacagttttaaaaatctcaaaaagaagccagaattatattcaacccccttctgtaattcttgttttattgttagggaataacaattggtatcagagtaagctcttgaagtacaaagtgtttaaagatcacaaaaaacagcaagatgaacaagaatgATGTTAGAGTTAAGATTCCATTTATGGACAAAGataactatcaccactggaaggtgaagatacACCTACATCTCCTCTcttaagatgaggcctatgtggattgcatagagagaggtcctcatgtatcaatgagagctgtaacaggcaatgaaccatctgttcccaagcctaggcatgaatggtcagatcctgatattgagcaagtcaggaaagacaagaaggccatgaatatattgttcaatggagttgatggttatatgtttgataacatcattaactgcaaaacaaccaaggaggtttgggacacaattcatattatctgtgatggtactgagcaagtaagggaaaataagatgcagctgttaatacagcaatatgagcactttcattgtgaagatagtgagtctctcactgatatttttagtagatttcaaaaaatattaaatgctcttaagttgcatggaagagtctatcagacaaaagactataacctcaagttccttagatctcttctaaaggagttggaaccaatgacagtctcattgagaaactctcaagattacaaggagtttactttggagagactgtatagcatcctgaaaacttatgagcttgaaatagagcaagatgagaggatggagaaatgaataaataaaggagggtccatagcactggttgctgagttagagaaagagaaaaagatgaaggtagaagctgttgagtctacttcaaaggcctgtgagaACAAGTGTAAAGGGCTGATAGatgaaaatgaagacaatttgagccaagatgacatggatgatattgatgagcatttagcttttctttccagaagatttgccaagatCAAGTtgaaaaagaactttggagcagccaagccaaatagaaatatggtggataaatataaattcaaatgtttcaaatgtggcttggcagggcactttgccagtgagtgtagaaagtcagattccagtaaaaagaagttcgagcatgttgattataaacagaagtattttgagttgctcaagcaaaaggaaagggctttcattacataggaaaatgactgggcagctgatggtttggatgaagatgagaatgtcagctatgtcaatctagccataatggccaagtctgatgaaacagaaacaagttcttcaagtaatcaggtaatcaccactaacctagcacatttatctaaagctgagtgtaatgatgccataaatgacattttcactaaattatatcatttgcgtgttacacttaagtctctcaccaaataaaatgctaaaatcaaataaaacaatttgtttttaagtgaaaggaataatgtgctagagtctcggtttattgaatttgaaaaattgagaatagaatgtaagatttctaaggatgaattaactgagtccttgaagaaagaagagattttgaagaagcaacttgaacgagaacaagaggtgattaagacattgaaatcatccagagatgttcatgctcaaatcactaaagttcaaggtattgagtccttttgtgatgcagcctggaaaaaagtaaggagaagctggaatccaatttggttgaaggattgctaacagatgtggactcgacagaTGACGAGAGTCATCCGtctgataatcaaaaggattatccgtcgagtgacacaaatcattatccgtcggctataagcaaacctgtgagcaaagccaaactttccaagctgaatgagaaatatggatcagtttccaaaaattttattccaggagaatcaagtcaagtgaagaaggagaagaaagttaatgttggttatatgtctatcaagcaattgaatgacagattggagaagattgagattaaaacagaagctaaaaggaaaaacaatagaaatgggaaagtaggaattaacaaacataacaactacacacctgataaatatgctccaagaaaaatctgtgttaagtgtggtagtgttaataacttgtctgttaattacaaaatTGGCATGTCTACTCCTATGTATGTACCCTCTTCTTTTCCAAACATTACTgacatgccttctatgcctatgaatgctatatctgctcagaatataaatgcacaatttgctaaaataccatttgcatctaatccttattatgctgcatttagtatgcctcaaatgccatttagcatg
This sequence is a window from Apium graveolens cultivar Ventura chromosome 9, ASM990537v1, whole genome shotgun sequence. Protein-coding genes within it:
- the LOC141685743 gene encoding uncharacterized protein LOC141685743 — protein: MAKFLVWLFYVLALCVASASVSAHDSWPYVYSSPPPTSWYAYKSPPPPPTLYSYISPPPPYIYKSPPPPSPSPPPPYMYKSPPPPSPSPPPPYIYKSPPPPSPSPPPPYIYKSPPPPSPPPPPPYIYKSPPPPSPSPPPPYVYKSPPPPSPSPPPPYIYKSPPPPSPSPPTPYIYKSPPPPSPSPPPPYVYQSPPPPSPSPPPPYIYKSPPPPSPSPPPPYVYKSPPPPSPSPPPPYIYKSPPPPSPSPPPPYIYKSPPPPSPSPPPPYVYKSPPPPSPSPPPPYTYKSPPPPPYIYRTKPVSSPSLPPSPAPSPSMVPSPSSQEYY